The Pseudomonas sp. FP198 genomic interval GTGAAACACTTCAGGGCGCAGTTCGGGGGCGACCTGGGACAAGGCTTCGGGCAGCAGTTTGTTCAACGGTTCCGCGCCCAGGCTTCCGCCCAGGATCAGCAAACGCGCCTTGCGTCCGGCCAGGGCCGGGCGCGGTGTATCGAGGAACAGCTCCGTGCGCACCGGGTTACCGGTGGTGCGACGGCTGCCCGACAGGGTAAAGGTGTCGGGGAAGGCTTCACACACTCGGGCGGCCAACGGCACCAGTAACCGATTGGCGGTACCGGCGACCGCGTTCTGCTCGTGAACGATCACCGGCACACCGGCCAATTTTGCCGCGACGCCGCCAGGACCGGTCACATAACCGCCGAAGCCGACGACACACACCGGCCGCAGCCGACGGATGACCGCCCGCGCCTGCCAGATCGACTTGAGCAGCATCAGCGGCGCCTTGAGCAGCGACAGCTTGCCTTTGCCCCGCAGTCCACTGGCGTTGATCCGATGCAGCTCGAGGCCGGCGGCGGGTACCAGTTCATTCTCGATGCCACGCGGCGTGCCGAGCCAGTGCACGGTGTAGCCGCGCGCCTGGAACTCCCGGGCACAGGCCAGCGCCGGGAATACATGCCCGCCGGTTCCGCCCGCCATGATCAGCACGTTAGCGCCCATGAGTCGGCTCCTCGGCGAAGTCGCTTTCATGGAATTCCATTTCTTCACTGCCCAGGTGGGTTCGACTTTCCCACTCGATGCGCAGCAACAAGCCGAGGCAGGCACAGCAGATCACCAGGGAGCTGCCGCCATAACTGAGGAACGGCAGCGTCAGGCCCTTGGTCGGCAGCAGACCGACGTTCACCCCGATGTTGATCAGGAACTGGCCGATCCACAGGAACGACAGGCCGTACGCCACGTAGGCGGCAAAGAACTGCTTGGCCTTCTCGGCCCACAAGCCGATGTACATGCCGCGCACACAAACGAAGACGAACAGCGCGACGGTGCACAGGGAACCCACTACCCCCAGCTCCTCGGCGAGAACCGAGAACACGAAGTCGGTGTGGGCTTCCGGCAGGTAGAACTGCTTTTGCA includes:
- the murG gene encoding undecaprenyldiphospho-muramoylpentapeptide beta-N-acetylglucosaminyltransferase yields the protein MGANVLIMAGGTGGHVFPALACAREFQARGYTVHWLGTPRGIENELVPAAGLELHRINASGLRGKGKLSLLKAPLMLLKSIWQARAVIRRLRPVCVVGFGGYVTGPGGVAAKLAGVPVIVHEQNAVAGTANRLLVPLAARVCEAFPDTFTLSGSRRTTGNPVRTELFLDTPRPALAGRKARLLILGGSLGAEPLNKLLPEALSQVAPELRPEVFHQAGKNHDEVTAERYRAAGVEAQVQPFIKDMAQAYGWADLVVCRAGALTVSELAAAGLPSMLVPLPHAIDDHQTRNADYLAREGAAFLMPQRTTGAADLAARLTEVLMQPQTLEDMARAARRLAKPDATAQVVDTCLEVAHG